In a genomic window of Vigna angularis cultivar LongXiaoDou No.4 chromosome 6, ASM1680809v1, whole genome shotgun sequence:
- the LOC108343304 gene encoding 5'-adenylylsulfate reductase 3, chloroplastic, translated as MALAVTTTSSSSTAPSTSFFSRLGSSSDVKAPQTGSFRFLDGPHVSSVVVNLTQRCSSVRPLNAQPQRNNSVVPLAATIVAPEVEKGQEDFEQLAKDLENASPLEIMDKALEKFGNDIAIAFSGAEDVALIEYAHLTGRPYRVFSLDTGRLNPETYRLFDAVEKHYGIHIEYMFPDAVEVQALVRTKGLFSFYEDGHQECCRVRKVRPLRRALKGLRAWITGQRKDQSPGTRSEIPVVQVDPVFEGLDGGVGSLVKWNPVANVNGLDIWNFLRTMDVPVNSLHSQGYVSIGCEPCTRPVLPGQHEREGRWWWEDAKAKECGLHKGNLKQEDTAQLNGNGATHSNGSATVADIFNSQNVISLSRAGIENLTKLENRKEPWLVVLYAPWCRFCQAMEESYDDLAEKLAGSGVKVAKFRADGEQKEYAKSELELGSFPTILFFPKHSSRPIKYPSEKRDVDSLTAFVNALR; from the exons ATGGCTCTCGCCGTTACTACAACTTCTTCCTCCTCAACAGCACCGTCCACTTCCTTCTTCTCGCGCCTTGGATCTTCCTCCGACGTGAAAG CTCCGCAAACCGGTTCCTTTCGGTTTCTGGATGGGCCTCACGTTTCGTCCGTTGTTGTTAATTTAACTCAACGATGCTCCTCGGTCAGACCTCTCAACGCCCAACCCCAACGGAATAATTCCGTTGTTCCTCTTGCAGCAACTATTGTTGCTCCTG AGGTTGAGAAGGGACAGGAAGATTTCGAGCAATTAGCGAAAGACCTTGAAAATGCTTCTCCTCTTGAAATTATGGACAAGGCTCTCGAGAAATTTGGCAACGACATCGCTATTGCATTTAG CGGTGCTGAAGATGTTGCTTTAATTGAGTACGCGCATTTGACGGGTCGACCCTACAGAGTGTTCAGCCTGGATACTGGAAGGCTGAACCCAGAAACTTACAGATTATTTGATGCAGTTGAGAAGCATTATGGAATTCACATTGAGTACATGTTCCCTGATGCCGTTGAGGTTCAGGCCTTAGTAAGAACCAAGGGGCTCTTCTCATTTTATGAGGATGGGCATCAAGAGTGCTGCAGAGTAAGGAAGGTGAGACCCTTAAGGAGAGCCCTGAAGGGTCTCAGGGCGTGGATCactggacagagaaaagatcAGTCTCCTGGTACTCGGTCTGAAATCCCTGTTGTCCAGGTTGATCCTGTTTTTGAGGGATTGGATGGTGGAGTTGGCAGTCTGGTTAAGTGGAACCCAGTCGCAAATGTTAATGGGCTAGACATATGGAACTTCCTTAGGACCATGGATGTGCCTGTAAATTCATTGCACTCCCAAGGATATGTATCAATTGGCTGTGAGCCATGCACAAGGCCAGTTTTACCTGGGCAGCATGAAAGAGAAGGAAGGTGGTGGTGGGAGGATGCCAAGGCCAAGGAGTGTGGTCTTCACAAAGGTAATCTAAAACAGGAAGATACTGCCCAGCTTAATGGAAATGGGGCCACCCATTCAAATGGCTCTGCCACAGTCGCTGACATTTTCAATTCCCAGAATGTGATCAGCTTGAGCAGGGCTGGAATTgagaatttaacaaaattgGAGAACCGAAAAGAACCGTGGCTTGTTGTGCTTTATGCACCATGGTGCCGCTTCTGTCAG GCGATGGAGGAATCATATGATGATTTGGCAGAGAAGTTGGCAGGGTCGGGAGTGAAGGTTGCGAAATTCAGAGCGGATGGAGAGCAgaaagaatatgcaaagagtgAACTGGAGTTGGGAAGCTTCCCCACAATACTTTTCTTCCCCAAACACTCTTCTCGACCAATTAAGTACCCTTCTGAAAAGAGAGACGTTGATTCGTTGACGGCATTCGTGAATGCCTTACGGTGA